One Bos taurus isolate L1 Dominette 01449 registration number 42190680 breed Hereford chromosome 3, ARS-UCD2.0, whole genome shotgun sequence DNA window includes the following coding sequences:
- the CC2D1B gene encoding coiled-coil and C2 domain-containing protein 1B produces the protein MPGPRPRKGPQASGQGVAAAKQLGLFVEFSPEDVLLGVEEAEDDGDLEAELLALTGEAGTTGRKPAPKGQAPLPMAHIEKLAADCMQDVEEEEEEEGLEEDADLLTELQEVLGTDEEAGALDGDETASLGGPEEEKEQENVEPLVQAALLTAPVPAAQVGWRAPGLQALLEDRIRNYQEAAASAKEAGEAAKARRCERGLKTLESQLAAVRKGKKISEDEIPPPVALGRRPLVPQETTNRSPEAEPPAAPSVEPDNPSQPETSLLGSPGISAPPDSDPDPRALLLARQREYKVAALNAKRAGDLDRARELMRVGKRFAAVLEALEKGQPVDLSAMPPSPEDLKPLPQASQAPTAPSDAPPAVERMHPVMASDIPAAPVAPAEPQTVLDALQQRLNKYREAGTQARGSGDERKARMHERIAKQYQDAIRAHRAGRKVDFAELPVPPGFPPIPGLEPTVATEEDMMAATLAAAQKLASAEDTAPVEEEEDNNKDEPPAQAPVAKKPAQPLAPSSRSLPEPKTSSSKEVLSPSAREQLALLEARKLQYQRAALQAKRGRDLEQAKAHLRVAKSLEAQITQVRAGRPVDLSKVPSPLTDEEGDFILIHHEDLRLSQKAEEVYAQLQKMLLEQHEKCLLFSKQFMHQGNVAETTRFEKLAQDRKQQLEILQLAQAQGLDPPSHHFELKTFQTVRIFAELNSTEMHLIVVRGMNLPAPPGVTPDDLDAFVRFEFHYPNSDQAQKNKTAVVKNTNSPEFDQLFKLNINRNHRGFRRVIQNKGIKFEIFHKGSFFRSDKLVGTAHLKLERLENECEIREIVEVLDGRKPTGGKLEVKVRLREPLSGQDVQMVTENWLVLEPRGL, from the exons ATGCCAGGGCCAAGACCTCGGAAGGGCCCTCAGGCCAGTGGCCAGGGTGTGGCAGCTGCCAAGCAG CTCGGGCTCTTCGTGGAGTTCAGCCCCGAGGACGTGctgctgggggtggaggaggcTGAAGACGACGGGGACTTGGAGGCAGAGTTGCTGGCCCTCACTGGGGAAGCAGGGACCACAGGCAGGAAACCAGCGCCCAAGGGGCAGG CCCCCCTGCCTATGGCCCACATCGAGAAGTTGGCAGCAGACTGCATGCAGGAtgtggaagaagaggaagaggaggaagggctGGAGGAGGATGCAGACTTGCTG ACGGAGCTGCAGGAGGTCCTGGGTACAGATGAGGAGGCTGGGGCCCTGGATGGTGATGAGACAGCCAGCCTGGGTGGCCctgaggaggagaaggaacaGGAAAACGTTGAACCTCTGGTGCAAGCAGCTCTCTTGACAGCTCCAGTCCCAGCAGCTCAGGTAG GCTGGAGGGCCCCGGGGCTGCAGGCCCTGCTGGAGGATCGGATCCGCAACTACCAGGAGGCCGCGGCCAGTGCTAAGGAGGCAGGTGAAGCGGCCAAAGCCAGGCGCTGTGAGCGCGGCCTGAAG ACACTGGAGTCCCAGCTGGCTGCTGtgaggaaaggcaaaaagatcagTGAGGATGAGATCCCGCCTCCAGTGGCCTTGGGCAGGAGGCCCCTGGTCCCCCAGGAAACAACTAACAGGAGCCCTGAAGCAGAACCCCCAGCTGCCCCCTCCGTGGAGCCAG ATAACCCCTCCCAGCCTGAGACAAGCCTCTTGGGCAGCCCTGGTATTTCTGCCCCACCCGACTCAGACCCGGACCCACGGGCCCTGCTGTTGGCCCGGCAGAGAGAGTACAAAGTGGCTGCTCTGAATGCCAAGCGGGCTGGAGACCTAGACCGTGCCCGAGAGCTCATGAGGGTTGGGAAG AGATTTGCTGCTGTCCTGgaggccctggagaaggggcaGCCTGTGGACCTGAGTGCCATGCCCCCATCACCAGAGG ACCTGAAGCCCCTTCCACAGGCTTCCCAAGCCCCGACAGCGCCCTCCGATGCACCCCCGGCAGTGGAGCGAATGCACCCAGTGATGGCCTCTGACATCCCAGCAGCCCCGG TGGCCCCTGCTGAGCCACAGACAGTGCTGGATGCCCTGCAGCAGAGGCTGAACAAGTACCGCGAGGCAGGCACCCAAGCGCGGGGCAGTGGGGATGAGCGCAAGGCCCGGATGCACGAGCGCATTGCCAAG CAATATCAAGATGCCATTCGAGCCCACCGGGCGGGACGGAAAGTTGACTTTGCCGAGTTACCTGTTCCTCCAG GATTCCCCCCTATACCTGGCCTGGAGCCCACCGTGGCTACTGAGGAGGATATGATGGCAGCTACTTTAGCAGCTGCCCAGAAACTGGCCTCCGCAGAAGATACAGCCCCAGTAGAGGAAGAGGAGGATAACAACAAG GATgagcccccagcccaggccccagTGGCCAAGAAGCCAGCACAGCCTCTCGCCCCTTCTTCGCGGTCCCTGCCTGAGCCCAAGACCTCGAGTTCTAAGGAGGTGCTGAGTCCATCTG caCGAGAGCAGCTTGCCCTGCTGGAGGCACGGAAACTGCAGTACCAGCGGGCAGCCCTACAGGCCAAGCGTGGCCGGGACCTGGAGCAGGCCAAAGCCCATCTGCGGGTGGCCAAATCCCTCGAGGCTCAGATCACCCAGGTGCGAGCTGGCCGCCCTGTGGACCTCTCCAAG GTACCTTCACCCTTAACGGATGAGGAGGGTGACTTCATCCTGATCCACCATGAGGACCTGCGACTCTCtcagaaggctgaggaggtgtaTGCCCAGCTACAGAAAATGCTTCTGGAGCAACATGAG AAGTGTCTGCTGTTCTCCAAGCAGTTCATGCACCAGGGCAACGTGGCCGAGACCACACG GTTTGAGAAGCTTGCTCAAGACCGCAAGCAGCAGCTTGAGATCCTGCAGCTGGCCCAGGCTCAAGGCCTGGACCCTCCCAGCCACCACTTTGAGCTGAAGACATTCCAGACTGTGAG GATCTTTGCAGAACTCAACAGCACAGAAATGCATCTGATTGTTGTCCGGGGAATGAACCTCCCAGCCCCTCCAG GGGTGACCCCTGACGACTTGGATGCTTTTGTGCGGTTTGAGTTCCACTACCCTAATTCG GACCAggctcaaaaaaacaaaacagctgtGGTGAAAAACACAAACTCTCCAG AATTTGATCAACTCTTCAAACTAAATATCAACCGAAACCACCGGGGCTTCAGGAGAGTGATTCAAAACAAAGGAATCAAGTTTGAAATCTTCCACAAAGG ATCCTTCTTCAGAAGTGACAAGCTGGTTGGCACAGCCCACCTGAAACTGGAGCGGCTAGAGAATGAGTGTGAGATCAGAGAGATTGTGGAG GTGCTGGATGGAAGGAAGCCCACTGGGGGCAAGCTGGAGGTGAAGGTGAGGCTGCGGGAGCCTTTGAGTGGCCAAGATGTGCAGATGGTCACCGAGAACTGGCTGGTCCTGGAGCCCAGGGGCCTGTGA